One Acidobacteriota bacterium DNA window includes the following coding sequences:
- a CDS encoding DUF4149 domain-containing protein, translated as MSATTTHRQDAEAATGAGFTAKSQILAFVEFLLLGGWLGAMCFFSFAVAPSAFAVLPSRHLAGQMVASTITKVEWLGLIIGFLLLLMQFLKTRKSKLNIALLAGMLAATAGLRFWVSPTMNKLRDKMGGIIDEVSPTDPLRVQFNDLHQYSVTLMSLAILCGLALMFFTVRSWFRQVTR; from the coding sequence ATGAGCGCCACAACGACTCATCGTCAAGACGCAGAAGCGGCTACAGGAGCCGGTTTTACGGCTAAGTCGCAAATTCTGGCATTCGTCGAGTTTTTGCTTTTAGGCGGTTGGCTCGGCGCTATGTGCTTTTTCAGTTTCGCGGTTGCGCCAAGCGCCTTTGCGGTTTTGCCTTCGCGTCATCTCGCAGGACAGATGGTTGCCAGCACCATTACTAAAGTTGAATGGCTGGGGCTGATCATCGGCTTTCTGTTGTTGCTTATGCAGTTTTTGAAAACCCGGAAAAGCAAACTCAATATCGCGTTGCTTGCCGGAATGCTTGCGGCTACTGCAGGCTTGCGGTTCTGGGTGTCGCCGACCATGAATAAACTCCGCGACAAGATGGGCGGCATTATTGATGAAGTCTCGCCGACCGACCCGTTGCGCGTTCAGTTCAATGATTTGCATCAATACTCCGTGACCCTGATGAGCCTTGCGATTTTATGCGGACTGGCGCTCATGTTTTTCACCGTGCGGTCATGGTTTAGACAAGTGACCAGGTAA